The sequence below is a genomic window from Acidilobus saccharovorans 345-15.
ACGACAGCGGCACGCCGAGGGAGGTGGGCGAGAGGATATTTGACTTCTACCTGAAGCTCCTCGAGGACCTGCACGTGCCGACCAACCTCAAGGAGATAGGGTTCAGCAGGTCAGACCTCGACGGCCTCGTAGAGGGCGCCTGGGCGCAGCAGAGGCTGCTGGTGCTGTCCCCCAAGGCCATAAGCAAGGACGACCTAAGGAGGCTCTACAGCGAGATGCTCGAGTAGCCCCACCTTTATATGAGCCCTTTTATTTTGGTATGCCCTCCCTCCTCCCAGGTGAAACTTTGAGCTTCACGAGCACTGACATAATAATCACGACGTCCAACGACGTGCCGGGCCACAGGGTTGTCAAGGTCCTGGGCGTGGCCCTGGGCATAACGGTGAGGTCAAGGGGGCTCGGGGGCAACCTGCTCGCGAGCCTCAGGTCCCTGGTCGGGGGCGAGATCAAAGAATACACGGAGATGTCAGAGCAGGCTAGGATACAGGCCATAC
It includes:
- a CDS encoding heavy metal-binding domain-containing protein encodes the protein MSFTSTDIIITTSNDVPGHRVVKVLGVALGITVRSRGLGGNLLASLRSLVGGEIKEYTEMSEQARIQAIQRMVEHAKSMGANAVIAFRLDSNEIGETMDEIIAYGTAVVVEPTA